The Christiangramia salexigens genome includes the window CAGGCTTCCCCCAAGCGGAGTGACCAAGGCTATGCTGGTATAATCAAAGCTTGTCAAAGCATTGGTCGCCAGTAAATATATAGAACCCGAAAAAAATAGCACCCCAGTAAGCAGCAGGAAGAAGATCCAGTTTTGTATTTTTTTTAAGATCTTCGAAGAAGCACCGATTATCATGAATAAAAACGCATGATACATTTGAAATCTAATTCCAGTTTCAAAGGATTCCAAAGCATCACCGGAGATTATAGATTTTAAACCATGCGCAGCAAATGCCCCTAATATCACGGCGGTTAATCCAAAACTTGCACCAGTAATTAAATATCGTCTGCTCATACTTTCAATTTTATTTATATCAAAGTTTTAATACTTTCGTTTCCAACTACACAAAACTAACTTAATTTATGCGAGAAATTTTAATTGTGGGAGCAGGAAAGTCTACCTCCGTTCTCATTAATTACCTGTTAGATCAGGCCGAAACCGAACAACTTTTTTTACGAATTGGAGACCTTGACCTGTCTAATGCTAAAAAAGCCTGCGGAAACCATCCAAAATGCGAGGCTTTTGAATTAGATGTATTTAATTCAGAAAGCAGGGAACCAGCAATAAAAAGAGCAGATATTGTGATCTCAATGCTACCGGCGAGATTTCATATAGAAGTTGCCAAGGACTGTGTGAAATATGGTAAAAATATGGTTACGGCTTCTTATATAAGCGATGAATTGAAGGCTCTGGATCCACAGGTAAAAGAAAAAGGCCTTGTGTTCATGAACGAAATAGGCGTGGATCCCGGAATAGACCATATGAGCGCCATGCAGGTGATAGACCGAATTAGAGACAAGGGCGGAAAAATACTTTTATTTGAATCGTTCACCGGCGGCCTTGTAGCTCCCGAAAGCGATAATAACCTGTGGAATTACAAATTTACCTGGAACCCCAGAAATGTGGTTGTTGCTGGTCAGGGAGGTGTTGCAGAATTCATACAAGAAGGAAAATACAAATACATCCCTTATCACAGATTGTTCAGAAGAACTGAATTTCTCGAAATACAGGACTATGGCAAATTTGAAGGTTTAGCCAACAGGAATTCACTGAAATATCAAAGTATCTATGGATTGGAAAATGCCCTTACCTTATATAGAGGAACCATTAGAAAAGTAGGTTTCAGCAGAGCTTGGAATATGTTCGTTCAGCTTGGAATGACCGATGACAGTTTTACAATGAAAGATTCTGAGTCTATGAGTTACCGGGATTTTATCAATTCCTTTTTACCTTATTCCCCAAGTGACTCTGTAGAATTAAAGGTGCGGCATAATCTTAAAATAGACCAGGATGATATTATGTGGGAAAAACTTATAGAATTGGACCTGTTCAACCCCGATAAAAAAATAGGCATCAAAGACGCTACCCCGGCACAGGCACTGCAAAAAATCCTAATGGAGAAATGGTCGCTTTCTAAAGATGATAAAGATATGATCGTTATGTATCACAAATTTGGCTACGAGTTGAACGGCGAAAAAAAGCAGATAGATTCAACCATGGTACATATAGGGAAAAATCAAACAGAGACAGCGATGGCAAAGACCGTAGGTTTACCTGTTGCCATGGCCACCATTATGATCTTAAACGGAGAGATAAAAAACCCAGGCGTTCAGCTTCCTATACAAAAAGAGGTTTACGGGCCAATATTAAAGAAACTTGAATCCCATGATATCAAATTTAAAGAAAAAGAGACCGAATACTTAGGATACAATCCATTTGGGGAAGTAGGGAATTAATATTGAGAAGCATTTTGCGTATTTTTGCTTAATATTTTTAAAAAATATCCGATGAAAATCGAAAATGAGAATGTTAAGCTGGACGGAATAGATAAGACCATTTTAAACTTTTTAATGGAAGATGCGAAAAAACCTATTCTGGAAATCGCGAAGAATATTGGAATTACAGGTGCAGCGGTTCACCAGAGATTAAGAAAGCTTGAAAAGTCTGGTCTCATTGAAGGATCAAAAATGATGCTGGACGCCAGGTTATTAGGCTATAAAACGATGGCTTTCGTTGGAGTGTATCTGGATAAAGCCGTGAGCAATCCTCAGGCCGTTAAACAGTTAAGCCAAATTCCTGAAGTTATTGAGTGCCATTACACCACCGGAAACTGGTCTATATTCATTAAGATCCTGTGCAGGGACAATGAGCATTTAATGATGGTTTTGAATAAAAATATTCAGGCTATAGATGGAGTATCCAGAACAGAAACTTTCATCTCTCTTAATCAGCAAATTAATCGTCAAATTAAGATATAAAAAAAGCTGCCTCACTTGAGGCAGCTTTTTTATTCTGATCTATTTAAGATTAATCTCTTCCCATATAAATACTCAGGAAATAAAGCAAAGTTGCAAGAGAACCTACAGCTGCGACAACATATGTTCTTGCCGCCCACTTTAAAGAATCTTCTGCGGCATCGTGCTCTGTAGAGCTAAGCATTCTTTCGTTCTCCAGCCAGACCAATGCACGCTTACTTGCGTCATATTCCACCGGCAAAGTCACGAAACTGAACAAAGTACCCGCTCCATACATAATAATACCAGCCAGTAATACAGTTTGTCCAATTCCAGCACCAACCATAGACATAAGAATTAAACCTCCAAATATGGCCCACTGGGAGAATTTGGAAGCAACACTTACCACAGGCACCAATTTACTTCTCATTTGCAACCAACTATAAGAATTCGCATGCTGTATGGCATGACCACATTCGTGAGCAGCAACCGCTGCCGCCGCAGCATTTCTCTGTGTATACACAGCTTCACTAAGATTAACTGTTTTCTTTGCAGGATTATAGTGATCTGTTAATTGTCCCGGTGTAGAAATCACCTTAACATCATGTATCCCATTATCACTAAGCATACGCTCGGCGATCTCCTTTCCGCTCATCCCATTCTGAAGATGAACCTTGGAGTATTTTTTGAATTTGCTTTTAAGCCTGTTACTAACATACATGCTTACAATAAAAATAAGCCCGGCTATTATATAATATCCCATCATAGGTGTTTAATTTTATCTGTTTTAGATTTCAAATATATCAAAAATCCGGCCACAACTTTGCCATGTCATTGCTTATAAACGCAACTGACAGGAACATAATAATTTCTTAAATCACCGGGCATTTCAAATTAATGACTTTATATTTCCGAAATTGAGATAATGCCTATATTTGCAACGATTATCTAAAAATTTACTATGCATTACAAAAGAATACTTTTAAAACTATCTGGAGAAGCACTAATGGGAAAACGCCAATATGGCATTGATCCCGAGCGTTTGGCAGAATATGCCGCTGAAATTAAGACGGTAGTTGATCAAGGTGTTGAACTTGCAATAGTAATTGGAGGAGGTAATATCTTTAGAGGTGTGGCCGGCGCAAGCCGAGGAATGGATCGCGTACAGGGAGATCATATGGGAATGCTTGCAACCGTGATCAATGGTTTAGCTTTACAGAGCGCACTTGAGGATGCCGATATACAAACAAGACTACAGTCTGCAATAAAAATAAATGAAGTAGCCGAACCTTTTATTAGAAGAAAAGCCATCAGGCATCTGGAGAAAGGAAGAGTTGTAATCTTTGGTGGAGGAACAGGAAATCCATATTTCACTACAGATTCAGCTGCAGTTCTACGTGCTATCGAGATCAAAGCTGATGTCATTCTGAAAGGAACAAGAGTAGACGGGATCTATACTTCAGACCCTGAAAAAGATAAGGACGCTACAAAGTTCGATTTTATTACATTTGAAGACGTACTCAAAAAAGGCCTGAAAGTTATGGATACAACCGCTTTCACGCTGAGCCAGGAGAATGAATTACCAATTGTGGTATTTGATATGAACAAGCCGGGCAACCTTTTAAAGGTAGCAACCGGTGAACAAGTAGGAACAAAAGTGAATCTATAAAACTGAAATTATATAAAAATGGATGAAGTCGAATTTATTCTAGAGGAAGCTAAAGAAGGTATGGAGAAGGCTATTGGCCACCTTAAAAAGCAACTTTCAAATATACGTGCCGGTAAAGCAAGTCCAAATATGCTGGGAAGCGTTATGGTTGAATACTACGGCGCTGCAACTCCTTTGAATCAGGTTGCAAATGTTAATACTCCCGATGCCAGAACACTTTCCATACAGCCTTTTGAAAAAAGCATGATCCAGGAAATTGAAAAAGGTATCATGATGGCAAATCTTGGATTTAATCCTATGAATAACGGTGAAAGCGTTATCATTAACGTACCGCCGCTTACAGAGGAAAGAAGAAAGCAACTTTCAAAACAGGCAAAGGCAGAAGCCGAAGATGCAAAAGTTGGTGTGCGTAACGATAGAAAACAAGCCAATCAGGAATTAAAAAAACTTGATATCTCTGAAGACCTTTTAAAAGGAGCCGAAGATGATGTTCAGGAATTGACAGATACATATATTGAAAGAATAGATAATATTCTTGCCATCAAGGAAAAAGAAATTATGACAGTATAATGTCATTTATATAGTTTTTATAAAAATGCCGTTGAGCTTAATATTTATTAAGATTTCAACGGCATTTTTTAATTAGACCTTATCAATAAAAAAATTAAATTTCGGTTGCATGAAATCCATGTCTTTCCTTTTTTTCTTTCTGGTTAACCTATGTGTTTTTGCTCAAAAAACGATCCCTGGAAGAATTATCAATCAGCAAACCAAAGCACCTTTGGCCTATGCTGAGATACAGATTTCAGACACGCAACAAATCTTAACAAATATAGACGGTAGTTTTTCTCTAAAGCTAACCTCAGATTCACAGATGATCACCGTTTCCTATGTGGGTTTTGAAACCAAGCAAGTCGAGGTGAATAAGGCTATCCAGTATTTACAAATTGGTCTTAATCCAAAATTTGAACAGCTGGAAACGGTTGTTGTATCCGGTAAACAAAATACGGTTGAAGACCTTATCAGGTTGGCCATTAACAAAAGATCAGAAAACGATCCGGAAAAGGCTCTTGAAGGTTTTAAATATTCCTCCTACTCAAAATTCATCATTGATAATGAGTCCGGAAACATAAGCCTTTCTGCCGACTCCACGTCTGCGGAGATGAAAACTATCATGAATGAAGGAAGGGGATATTTATCAGAAAAGGTTTCTGAACACTATTACACAAAGCAGGCGGGAAACAAAGAAATAGTCACCGGTATAGAAACTGCAGGTTTTAATAAACCCGTCTATAATGTGCTTTCTCTGGAGGTAAATCCACTTTCGCTTTATAAGGAAGATTATAAACTGTATAAAACCGAATATGCAGGTCCACTGGGCAAACAAGCCCTGCGCAATTACCAGTATAAGATCCTTGATACGACCGGTGGGGAAAGACCGGCCTATATGATCTATTTCAAGCCTAAACGTGAAAAAATCGTGGCAGGTCTTGAAGGCATACTTTATATGGACACAAAAAGCCTGGCCATTCAAAAAGCAAAGGCTCAGCTTTTAGGTGCCGTTAAACTCGAAGTAATACACAACTACAAATACTTCCCGGAAAAGGACATATGGTTTCCTTCAGACCAAACCACTACCATAAAACCCGGTAGAGGTGGAAAAGAGGTTGCCGTTTTTGGCGGAACCATATCTATAGGAGCTGTTCAAAAGAAAAAGGGCGCATTGGATCTACTGTTCCCTTCTGAAGAGATTTCAAGAGATCTCTATTTGACTTCGAGCATTACAAATTTTGATATCAGCCTCGATTATGATGAAGAGATCAATAAACCACATTCTGAGATCTCAGTAATACAAGAGGCCATTCAAAGAGATTCAATGTTTTGGCAGAAGAACAGGCAAATTAAATTTGATTCCAGAGACAGGATTACCCGGAAAAAAGTAGACAGCCTCATAAAATTCAGAAATATTGACCGTCGTATCGAAAAGAAAAATGCCCTTGCCTCCGGTTCTTATCCCATTGGCTTCTGGGATCTTGACCTTAGCAAGGTATTTAAATTCAATAATTATGAAGGCATAAGGCTTGGATTTGGGGGTAAAACCAATGACCGCTTTTCAGAGCAATTCAACTTCAATGCTTATACCACCTATGGTTTTAAAGACGAAGCGGTTAAATATGGCGTAGGAACCCAGTTTTATTTAAATAAATCCACAGGAACCAATCTGAATTTCTATTTTTCAAAGGATATTCGGGAAACCGCTTCATTTCAATATTTAAAAGGGCAAAATACCTTTGCCATTCTGGAGCCAAGGTTTGTGAACATCAATTTCTTTTACAATTACCGCACCTACTGGAGCAGTCTGGAACACAGAATAACTCCAAAAATAAAATCAGAATTAAGAATTGGCAGAGAAGAAATCTCACAGTTATTTGACTATAGTTTTCTGAATAATGGTAAAGCCTACAGCGATTACCAGCTAAGCACCGCAACATTTTCCTTTTTGTGGCGGCCATTTTCAAAATTCCTGAGCACTCCAGAGGATAATATTCTTATTGAAAAAGGTTTTCCTCAGTTCACAGGTCAGATTCAGCAGTCTTTCGCAACATTAGGCGGAGATTTCACATTCACAAGGATAGGATTAAAGGTTGAGCACGAAATTAAACGACTTGATAATTCAAGAACTGAGATCATATTTGAAGGGAATTATGGATTTGGTGACCTTCCTCTCACCCATTCCTTTCATGCAAATCCCAACAATCCAAACAGACCCAAGATATTCAAACGTTTCTCTATTGCAGGAAGGAACAGTTTTGAAACCATGTATTTCAATGAATTTTTTAGTGACCGCCAGGCGATGTTGCACTTAAGACATCAATTTCGGCCAATTAGGATCACAAATAATTTTCAGCCAGAACTGGTCATAATATCCAGACATGCGATTGGAGATATGGAAAATTATGAAAAACACCTTTATCGAGATTTCGCTACTTTAGAACATGGTTTTTCCGAAGCCGGACTCGAACTGAACAAACTTTTTGGTGGTTTTGGACTAAGTACGGCCTATAGATACGGGGCTTACCACCTACCGGAGTTTATTCAAAACTTTTCATTTAAATTCACTTTACAACTGCAGTTATAAATATTCGGAAGATTAATCCCTTAATAACAAAGCATTTATTTCTGCTTTTTTTACCTTTGCGCCGCTAAAAACAAGCCATGCATAAGATTTTCAGCTTTGGATTTTGGAACTCCATCGCCCGACTCATTCTAAGGAACCGAATAGTAATAATCGTGTTAATAGCGATCATCACTTTTCTTCTTTCCACCCAATGGAAGAACATGCGTTTTTCCTATACCGAGGCGAACCTCATGCCAGATGACCATCCGGTAAATCAATCCTATAACGATTTTCTGGATAAATTCGGTGAAGAAGGAAATCTTATACTTCTTGGAGTACAGGATTCTGCGCTTTTCACTCCTGAAAAATTTAAAGCCTGGAACCGGCTAACTACTAAATTAACTTCATTCCCCGAAGTTGATCATATTATTTCACCGGCAAGTCTGAAGGAACTTAAAAAATTCGAAGATCCAAAGAGATTCGAAATGCTCCCAATACTGGAAAGTGAATCTCCCAACGCCAGTGAATTAAAGGAATTTGAAAACAAGCTGTTTTCCGGACTTCCTTTTTATGAAAATCTGGTTTACAGTTCGCATTCCAATACTATTCAATCTGCTCTCTATCTCAATAAGGAGCTGGTAAACACAAAGGCCAGAAAGATCTTTGTACTCGAAGAATTAGATCCGCTCGTCAAGGAATTTGAGGAAAAA containing:
- a CDS encoding saccharopine dehydrogenase family protein: MREILIVGAGKSTSVLINYLLDQAETEQLFLRIGDLDLSNAKKACGNHPKCEAFELDVFNSESREPAIKRADIVISMLPARFHIEVAKDCVKYGKNMVTASYISDELKALDPQVKEKGLVFMNEIGVDPGIDHMSAMQVIDRIRDKGGKILLFESFTGGLVAPESDNNLWNYKFTWNPRNVVVAGQGGVAEFIQEGKYKYIPYHRLFRRTEFLEIQDYGKFEGLANRNSLKYQSIYGLENALTLYRGTIRKVGFSRAWNMFVQLGMTDDSFTMKDSESMSYRDFINSFLPYSPSDSVELKVRHNLKIDQDDIMWEKLIELDLFNPDKKIGIKDATPAQALQKILMEKWSLSKDDKDMIVMYHKFGYELNGEKKQIDSTMVHIGKNQTETAMAKTVGLPVAMATIMILNGEIKNPGVQLPIQKEVYGPILKKLESHDIKFKEKETEYLGYNPFGEVGN
- a CDS encoding DUF423 domain-containing protein: MSRRYLITGASFGLTAVILGAFAAHGLKSIISGDALESFETGIRFQMYHAFLFMIIGASSKILKKIQNWIFFLLLTGVLFFSGSIYLLATNALTSFDYTSIALVTPLGGSLLIIAWAVLLLNFIKLKSK
- the frr gene encoding ribosome recycling factor, which translates into the protein MDEVEFILEEAKEGMEKAIGHLKKQLSNIRAGKASPNMLGSVMVEYYGAATPLNQVANVNTPDARTLSIQPFEKSMIQEIEKGIMMANLGFNPMNNGESVIINVPPLTEERRKQLSKQAKAEAEDAKVGVRNDRKQANQELKKLDISEDLLKGAEDDVQELTDTYIERIDNILAIKEKEIMTV
- a CDS encoding Lrp/AsnC ligand binding domain-containing protein encodes the protein MKIENENVKLDGIDKTILNFLMEDAKKPILEIAKNIGITGAAVHQRLRKLEKSGLIEGSKMMLDARLLGYKTMAFVGVYLDKAVSNPQAVKQLSQIPEVIECHYTTGNWSIFIKILCRDNEHLMMVLNKNIQAIDGVSRTETFISLNQQINRQIKI
- the pyrH gene encoding UMP kinase; its protein translation is MHYKRILLKLSGEALMGKRQYGIDPERLAEYAAEIKTVVDQGVELAIVIGGGNIFRGVAGASRGMDRVQGDHMGMLATVINGLALQSALEDADIQTRLQSAIKINEVAEPFIRRKAIRHLEKGRVVIFGGGTGNPYFTTDSAAVLRAIEIKADVILKGTRVDGIYTSDPEKDKDATKFDFITFEDVLKKGLKVMDTTAFTLSQENELPIVVFDMNKPGNLLKVATGEQVGTKVNL
- a CDS encoding zinc metallopeptidase — protein: MMGYYIIAGLIFIVSMYVSNRLKSKFKKYSKVHLQNGMSGKEIAERMLSDNGIHDVKVISTPGQLTDHYNPAKKTVNLSEAVYTQRNAAAAAVAAHECGHAIQHANSYSWLQMRSKLVPVVSVASKFSQWAIFGGLILMSMVGAGIGQTVLLAGIIMYGAGTLFSFVTLPVEYDASKRALVWLENERMLSSTEHDAAEDSLKWAARTYVVAAVGSLATLLYFLSIYMGRD
- a CDS encoding DUF5686 family protein, giving the protein MKSMSFLFFFLVNLCVFAQKTIPGRIINQQTKAPLAYAEIQISDTQQILTNIDGSFSLKLTSDSQMITVSYVGFETKQVEVNKAIQYLQIGLNPKFEQLETVVVSGKQNTVEDLIRLAINKRSENDPEKALEGFKYSSYSKFIIDNESGNISLSADSTSAEMKTIMNEGRGYLSEKVSEHYYTKQAGNKEIVTGIETAGFNKPVYNVLSLEVNPLSLYKEDYKLYKTEYAGPLGKQALRNYQYKILDTTGGERPAYMIYFKPKREKIVAGLEGILYMDTKSLAIQKAKAQLLGAVKLEVIHNYKYFPEKDIWFPSDQTTTIKPGRGGKEVAVFGGTISIGAVQKKKGALDLLFPSEEISRDLYLTSSITNFDISLDYDEEINKPHSEISVIQEAIQRDSMFWQKNRQIKFDSRDRITRKKVDSLIKFRNIDRRIEKKNALASGSYPIGFWDLDLSKVFKFNNYEGIRLGFGGKTNDRFSEQFNFNAYTTYGFKDEAVKYGVGTQFYLNKSTGTNLNFYFSKDIRETASFQYLKGQNTFAILEPRFVNINFFYNYRTYWSSLEHRITPKIKSELRIGREEISQLFDYSFLNNGKAYSDYQLSTATFSFLWRPFSKFLSTPEDNILIEKGFPQFTGQIQQSFATLGGDFTFTRIGLKVEHEIKRLDNSRTEIIFEGNYGFGDLPLTHSFHANPNNPNRPKIFKRFSIAGRNSFETMYFNEFFSDRQAMLHLRHQFRPIRITNNFQPELVIISRHAIGDMENYEKHLYRDFATLEHGFSEAGLELNKLFGGFGLSTAYRYGAYHLPEFIQNFSFKFTLQLQL